One Saprospiraceae bacterium DNA window includes the following coding sequences:
- the ggt gene encoding gamma-glutamyltransferase: MTYFSKKIALACILWLGLTNSWAQTPAFPYPIQKEAVADSAMVVTAHPLATQVGLETLRKGGNAVDAAVAVQFALAVVYPQAGNIGGGGFLVYRSKEGQTAVLDYREKAPAAATEKMYLDSAGNVLTNKSRFGMLAAGVPGTVDGMWEAHKKLGRLPWGELVTPAIELAEKGFQITEREAGSLNSERFNFIRQNTFTPAFVKMEMWQAGDWLIQKELAQTLARIAGFGREGFYGSGTAKLIVEEMGKNGGLITYQDLQNYRSVWRTPLEFDHKDLHIITMPPPSSGGILLQQMLGMTSNFPLKDYGMHSTAAVHLMAEVERRAYADRAMHIGDPDFWKVPMKRLTDPAYLKSRMADFQTDKATPSKKVAAVDIKESEETTHYSIVDAAGNAVAVTTTLNDSYGSRTVVAGAGFILNNEMDDFSAKPGTPNLYGAIGGAANAIAPEKRPLSSMTPVIATKGGKIWLVLGSPGGTTIPNTVFQVLVNLTEFGRSLPEAVQAKRFHHQWQPDKIQIEEGALSETVIEQLTGMGHTVEPRGPMGRVEAIVRLPNGRWQGVADGRGDDSAAGY, translated from the coding sequence ATGACGTACTTCAGCAAAAAAATTGCATTGGCCTGCATCCTGTGGCTTGGGCTGACCAATAGCTGGGCGCAAACGCCTGCCTTCCCCTATCCCATTCAAAAAGAAGCCGTTGCCGATAGCGCGATGGTGGTGACGGCCCATCCACTCGCCACCCAAGTCGGCCTTGAAACGCTGCGCAAAGGCGGCAACGCCGTGGATGCGGCCGTGGCCGTCCAGTTTGCGCTCGCGGTGGTATATCCACAAGCTGGCAACATCGGCGGCGGCGGATTTCTTGTTTACAGGAGTAAAGAAGGACAAACCGCCGTGCTCGACTATCGCGAAAAGGCGCCAGCCGCTGCCACCGAAAAAATGTATCTCGATTCAGCCGGGAATGTGTTGACCAACAAAAGCCGCTTTGGGATGCTCGCTGCCGGGGTGCCTGGCACAGTGGACGGAATGTGGGAGGCACACAAAAAACTCGGTCGCCTGCCTTGGGGCGAGCTCGTCACCCCCGCTATCGAACTGGCTGAAAAAGGGTTTCAAATCACCGAGCGGGAAGCGGGGTCACTCAACAGCGAGCGGTTCAATTTTATTCGCCAAAACACCTTCACGCCCGCTTTCGTGAAAATGGAAATGTGGCAGGCGGGCGATTGGCTTATTCAAAAAGAGCTGGCTCAGACGCTGGCTCGCATAGCGGGCTTCGGGCGAGAGGGCTTCTACGGAAGTGGCACCGCCAAACTCATTGTGGAAGAAATGGGGAAAAACGGCGGCCTCATCACCTACCAAGATTTGCAGAACTACCGCAGCGTGTGGCGCACCCCGCTCGAATTCGACCATAAGGATTTGCACATCATCACTATGCCGCCGCCCAGTAGCGGAGGCATCCTGCTGCAACAAATGCTTGGCATGACAAGCAATTTCCCACTAAAAGACTACGGGATGCACTCCACTGCCGCTGTCCATTTGATGGCAGAAGTCGAGCGCAGAGCGTATGCCGACCGAGCCATGCACATCGGCGACCCTGATTTCTGGAAAGTACCGATGAAGCGACTGACAGACCCAGCCTACCTGAAATCGCGCATGGCAGATTTTCAGACCGACAAAGCGACACCCAGCAAAAAAGTGGCAGCAGTGGACATCAAGGAAAGCGAGGAAACGACGCATTATTCCATCGTGGACGCAGCTGGCAACGCGGTGGCAGTGACCACCACCCTCAACGACAGCTACGGCAGCCGCACCGTGGTGGCGGGCGCAGGCTTCATCCTCAACAATGAAATGGACGATTTCAGCGCCAAACCCGGCACCCCCAACCTCTACGGAGCCATTGGTGGCGCGGCCAATGCCATCGCGCCCGAAAAACGACCGCTCAGCAGCATGACCCCCGTCATCGCCACAAAAGGCGGCAAAATCTGGCTTGTGCTCGGTTCGCCCGGCGGCACGACCATCCCCAACACGGTTTTTCAAGTGTTGGTCAACCTGACGGAATTTGGCCGCTCCTTGCCAGAAGCCGTGCAAGCCAAAAGATTCCATCATCAGTGGCAGCCCGACAAAATTCAGATAGAAGAAGGCGCGCTCTCCGAAACGGTCATCGAGCAACTGACGGGAATGGGCCACACGGTGGAGCCGCGCGGCCCCATGGGGCGCGTGGAGGCCATCGTACGACTGCCCAATGGGCGTTGGCAGGGTGTGGCGGATGGACGGGGCGACGATTCGGCGGCGGGATATTGA
- a CDS encoding class I SAM-dependent rRNA methyltransferase, whose product MIQVFLKPGKEVPVLRFHPWVFSGAIARVEGAPADGDIAEVFSHRGHLLGVGHFHHGSIAVRLLSFGAADVDNADFWVEKLRQALRVRKVQPLGDAYRLVHGEGDFLSGLVVDVYGRAVVLQCHSIGMHRQRHLIAAALRQVFGEQLQTIYDKSADTLPPKYAEEQSNGLLWSAENQPEGWAVIEENGVRFKVDWESGQKTGFFLDQRDNRHLLSQYASGKTVLNAFCYTGGFSCYALKAGATLVHSVDISAKAIQLTEENVALNAPVSGSHEGFTDDVLRFLKNTDMRYHLMVVDPPAYAKSLDKRHNAVQGYKRLNVEAIKRVAPGGLLFTFSCSQVVDRELFYHTIVAAAMEVGRPVRVLHHLTQGADHPVSLFHPEGAYLKGLALYVE is encoded by the coding sequence ATGATTCAAGTATTCCTCAAACCCGGCAAAGAAGTTCCGGTCTTGCGTTTTCATCCTTGGGTGTTCTCCGGCGCCATTGCCCGTGTGGAAGGCGCTCCTGCGGATGGCGACATTGCCGAAGTGTTCAGTCATCGCGGCCATTTGCTCGGCGTGGGGCATTTTCATCACGGCAGCATCGCTGTCCGGCTGTTGAGCTTTGGCGCGGCGGATGTGGACAACGCTGATTTTTGGGTGGAAAAGTTGCGGCAGGCGCTGCGCGTCAGGAAGGTGCAGCCACTTGGGGATGCTTACCGTCTTGTCCACGGCGAGGGCGACTTTCTCTCTGGCCTTGTCGTGGATGTGTATGGCCGCGCCGTTGTGTTGCAATGCCACAGCATCGGGATGCACCGCCAACGCCACCTTATTGCCGCTGCGCTGCGGCAGGTTTTTGGAGAACAACTCCAAACTATTTATGACAAGAGCGCCGACACTTTGCCGCCAAAATATGCAGAGGAACAATCCAATGGCTTGCTCTGGTCAGCGGAAAACCAACCAGAAGGTTGGGCGGTCATAGAAGAAAACGGCGTTCGTTTCAAAGTGGATTGGGAATCGGGGCAAAAGACGGGGTTCTTTCTCGACCAGCGCGACAACCGCCACTTGCTGTCCCAGTATGCTTCTGGCAAAACCGTGTTGAATGCTTTTTGCTACACGGGCGGCTTTTCCTGCTATGCCCTCAAAGCAGGCGCGACGCTCGTTCATTCGGTGGATATTTCGGCCAAAGCCATTCAACTGACCGAGGAAAACGTCGCCTTGAACGCGCCAGTGTCCGGCAGTCACGAAGGCTTCACCGACGATGTGCTGCGTTTTTTGAAAAATACCGATATGCGCTACCATCTGATGGTGGTGGACCCACCTGCTTACGCCAAAAGTCTCGACAAGCGCCACAACGCGGTGCAAGGCTACAAACGCCTCAATGTGGAAGCCATCAAAAGGGTAGCGCCGGGTGGGTTGCTCTTCACTTTTTCCTGCTCACAAGTGGTGGATAGGGAGTTGTTTTACCACACCATAGTGGCGGCAGCTATGGAGGTGGGCCGGCCCGTGCGGGTATTGCATCACCTGACGCAAGGAGCTGACCACCCGGTGAGCTTGTTTCACCCGGAGGGAGCCTATTTGAAAGGACTGGCACTCTACGTCGAATGA
- a CDS encoding 3-hydroxybutyryl-CoA dehydrogenase, whose translation MKNVTVIGGGTMGNGIAHVFAQSGFEVTLVDVASVALDKALATIGANLDRQIKKGALSEEDKAATLRRIHPMTDLKNGVSNADLVVEAATENIALKLKIFGDLDAFAPPGAVLATNTSSISITQIAAVTKRPTQVIGMHFMNPVPVMKLVEVIRGYATSNAVCEQIMTLSRQLGKDPVEVNDYPGFVANRILMPMLNEAIYTLYEGVSGVEEIDTVMKLGMAHPMGPLQLADFIGLDVCLSILRVLHDGFGNPKYAPCPLLVNMVTAGKLGAKSGEGFYVHTPGSKELVVAERFR comes from the coding sequence ATGAAAAACGTTACTGTAATCGGAGGTGGCACGATGGGCAACGGCATTGCCCACGTTTTTGCCCAAAGTGGCTTTGAAGTAACCCTTGTGGACGTGGCTTCCGTCGCGCTCGACAAAGCGTTGGCCACTATCGGCGCCAACCTCGACCGCCAAATCAAAAAAGGTGCATTGAGCGAAGAAGACAAAGCCGCCACGCTCCGACGCATCCACCCCATGACGGACTTGAAAAATGGGGTCTCCAATGCCGACCTCGTGGTGGAAGCAGCCACAGAAAACATCGCCCTCAAACTCAAAATCTTTGGCGACTTGGATGCCTTCGCGCCACCCGGCGCGGTGCTTGCCACCAATACTTCCAGCATTAGCATCACCCAAATTGCAGCCGTCACCAAGCGCCCAACCCAAGTCATCGGGATGCACTTCATGAACCCCGTTCCCGTGATGAAATTGGTGGAGGTGATTCGAGGCTACGCCACTTCCAATGCGGTATGCGAGCAAATCATGACGCTCTCTCGCCAGCTCGGCAAGGACCCCGTCGAAGTGAACGACTACCCAGGTTTTGTCGCCAATCGCATCCTGATGCCCATGCTCAACGAGGCCATCTACACGCTTTATGAGGGTGTGAGCGGCGTGGAGGAGATAGACACGGTGATGAAGCTAGGCATGGCGCACCCGATGGGGCCGCTACAGTTGGCCGACTTTATTGGGCTGGATGTGTGCCTATCCATACTTCGCGTGTTGCACGATGGTTTTGGCAACCCCAAGTATGCCCCTTGCCCGTTGCTCGTGAACATGGTGACTGCCGGAAAACTTGGCGCAAAAAGTGGCGAAGGCTTCTATGTGCACACACCTGGTTCGAAGGAGTTGGTCGTAGCCGAGCGTTTCAGATAA
- a CDS encoding DUF2490 domain-containing protein, with product MKHQTLLFLAVVFCSSNILAQAPAPSNYNNWFTYFGTYKFSQRWGMHFDAQFRTDDKVARANQSLLRAGVHFYAKPALLATLGYAYVTTYSPNAFDYFTEHRVWQQLLYNQPIGQATMTHRFRLEQRFVENLAPESDDYRKGHRFRYFNRAVLPLGKKQPPRAAPYLALQNEVFLNFASDDINSNVFDQNRLLIALGIFNEKQTRLELGYMNHHINPASGNKVTRHILHFSLLQWLNFESN from the coding sequence ATGAAGCATCAAACACTCCTTTTCCTCGCCGTTGTTTTTTGTTCCAGCAACATTCTCGCACAAGCCCCCGCCCCAAGCAATTACAACAATTGGTTCACTTATTTTGGCACCTATAAATTCAGCCAGCGCTGGGGTATGCACTTCGATGCCCAGTTTCGCACCGACGACAAAGTGGCGCGCGCCAATCAGTCGTTGCTGCGCGCCGGTGTTCACTTCTACGCGAAACCCGCGCTTTTGGCCACGCTCGGCTATGCCTACGTCACCACATACAGCCCCAATGCCTTCGACTATTTCACGGAGCACCGCGTCTGGCAACAATTGCTCTACAACCAACCCATAGGCCAAGCCACCATGACGCACCGCTTCCGCTTGGAACAGCGTTTCGTGGAAAATCTGGCACCCGAATCCGACGACTATCGCAAAGGCCATCGCTTTCGCTATTTCAACCGCGCCGTGCTTCCGTTGGGGAAAAAACAGCCGCCCAGAGCGGCCCCCTATCTGGCTTTGCAGAATGAGGTGTTTCTCAATTTTGCTTCCGACGACATCAACTCGAATGTTTTTGACCAAAACCGACTGCTCATCGCGCTCGGCATTTTCAACGAAAAACAAACCCGCCTCGAACTTGGCTACATGAATCATCACATCAACCCTGCCTCTGGCAACAAGGTGACGCGGCATATCCTGCATTTTTCGCTGCTGCAATGGCTGAACTTCGAGTCCAATTGA